TGAAAAAAATCCCATCCCTAGtttagttttttcttcttctttcttgctTGCTCTATACTGGTTGGGAGAGGTTGGGTAAGAAACTTGACCCCTGTGGCAACAGAGTAGGAAAACTCCTCCAGCAAAATATCTCCCTGCCCAGGAGAAGGCTCTTAAAAAGGGGATACCATCTCCCAGGTGGAagttggcaatactgagctagatgatgaATGGGTGATAAGACTTAATTCCTAGTTGGGTGGGGTGTATGTGCTGATATGTACATGTTTCATTTCAGGATGCAGACATGCAATTGGGAGAGTTGCCTTATTTTGCTATCTAGTAATGTTcttggcctctgctgctgctccttccccttaatatttttattttatatttagacTGCCATTTATCCCTAAAGATCCCATGGCAGCATGCACAAAAGCCTATATGATACAGCTATTTAAAATAATGAATTTTTTTGAACAAAGAATTCCAAAAGTCTAGATACAGCACAATGGTGTACAACTGTAGTTTGTGGGTCTCCTTATGTCCTAAAAGACCAAAGGAAAAGAGGTGTCTAACTGACACTGAATAACATAGGATATGTACTGTACATGCATGTTATGAAACTGGGCCAGGTCAAGATTGGGTTTAGACATATAAAAATGTTGACTATGTCCCTTCAATGACCCTGCACAAATTCTCTATTGACTTCAAAGGAAGCTTTACCTGCACAGGAAAACCAGACGCAGAATTTATTTAGCTAATATatattgtttgcatttgtgaagTTAAAATTGGAATATTTCAAAATGTTCAAGATGCTAAGCTACATTTTATGTTGTTTTGGAAGTGTTCATCTAGAAGTTAAACGTGACAGGCTCAGGCTTTGTGTGTGCGTACATGCACTTgtttcactcttttctaattaacTGTCTGGTAATTAAAATGGATTACAAAATAGCAGAGCTGCCATTATCTGACATATTTTCATGTATCTCCATACTCCAGTGTTAACCTCCAAACCTGATGTTAATCTTTTGTAAATATCAGTGCTTTTTATCCAAGAGTCGTATAATTTCCCACACAAACCCAAAAACTGTTTCAGCATATATCATTATCATTGCTGTTGATTTTTTCATTACTGAAAAGTCTTATTCCTGCGTTGATTCATTATTAAtcatgtctaataataataaataacggCAGGAATTCTGTCTGATCCCCACCCCTCATAGCTTATTCCTATAACAAATCCCTCTTGCTgaatcttttttcccccttctccttcttgCCATCTGCAGCCACCGACGCAAAACATGAACCTCGGTCCGGGAGGAATGAATCAGAGCGCATCCAACCAGTCTCTTCATGCACAGAGCAACCTCAGTGATGCAATCGGGACAGGCCTTCCGCCTCCCTCCCTCATGCAGAGTCAGATCAGCAATGGTGAGCTTTCCATGGTTGCCTGGCAACTGCATCGCAAATGCCGAACGTGCTTCTAAAGGAGCCTTTTATGGCTGTTTAACTAGCCTCTCGGGCATGTGGAAAACCTCGGCACGGGCTTAAATATGCACACAAATCGGTTACAATTCTTCATACAGTTGCCACTAGCATTCTGCAACAATGGATTTCCTATAGGAGGAATTGATCCATGAACACTGAGGTGGGTGCTGTTCAAGTTCTTGAGCGTATGTTGGCTTCGGCGGCTTTTGTGGGTAGCATAAAAAGCACTGGTTGCCAGCATCAAATTCTCGCTCTGTCACCATTGATCTAATTTCATGCATTTTGAAGGGTGAGGGGAGACCAAGAGGGAGCATGTGAATGCAGCACAGAAGAAAAGGTCTTTCACTTTTCTTCACTCAAAAGGCCAAATTGTTTTAAGGTCTCATGCAGCCTGttcctgtgcatatttacttagaagtCCCACTGTACTGATGTATCCTTTTCCCAAAGTAAGCATACCTAGAATTGTAGGCCCCCTGTCCAGAGACTGAGAACTTGGGGATCCTCTAGGTATTGTCAGGCTcagtgttggctacccctgacttTATACAGCCCACGTGGTTCCCTGCTCACCTTCTCTTCCCTTTCAACCCCACCCAAGTATTTCTTCTGTCCTATATATCTGTGGCAATTTTAGGTTACTCACTGGATGTCATTCCCAAACTCCAAACCATTCCCAAATCTGACATGGAGGGGGGGTGGAATTCCAATCCTTCAAAGTCCATATTTTGAATCTAAAAAGAACTGGGAGAGGTAAGATATAAAGTTGCATAATGTGAGCATAGTTTTTTGAGCTTCCTGGCTGCACAGTTTCTGCAGCAGAGATGTAGAAAGCTTAGATACTGGCAACTTGAGAGTGAAGGAAGGCAAAATCTGAACAGGATTCAACATCAATATTCACTGCCGCCCCTTGTTTCCTTCTTTGCTTTCTGCTAGGTCCCAATCATGTGTCTATGCAACAGTCAGGCCAGAATACCATGCCCACGACTTCCCTGAGCATGACTGTCAGTAGCCACGGAACCGGAACCGGCTATAGCCATACAGTGCCTGCGTCTCAGAATGTACCAATGCAAGGCCAGGGATCAATAGGCAACTACGTCTCACGAACAAATATCAACATGCAGTCCAATCCTGGTATGGTTGGCTTGGTTTGGCctggccttttttgttgttggatAGATATGCCATTTTAACGTGTCATGGGGCTCTTGGCTTCTGTGACCACTTATAACAGGGTCAGACCTGGGGAGGTGGGCAGTGGCAGGAAACAGGTTCAGAGCAAGGCTACTGAAGAGCTCCAAATATCTCTGAAGCTTCCTTCAGAGAAgggagtggaacagactcccttgggaggttatgggctctccttcattgaaggtttttaagcagaggttgaattgccatctgccatggatgcttcagttgagattcctacattgcagggggttggactagatgacccttgggatctccCAGCCAGCCCTATGATTCCTTACATTTTAGCATCAATGAtgtactttaaaaagagagaggatagGTCCCTGCCCCAGGTGGCTTATATTCTAAAAATAGATGAAGGGGCAGGAAATTGAGATGGAGGTAAGCATATgctgttatataataataataataataataataataataataataataataatttattatttataccccgcccatctggctgagcctccccagccactctgggcggcttccaaaaaaatattaaaatactgtaatacatcaaacattaaaagcttccctaaacagggctgccttcagatgtcttcacatATACTTAAGTACAGTTGCAATATATACTTCTTAAATTGAAGTTTATTCTACTCAGGGCTACAGTGTTAGTAGTGGAGCACTGTGTAGAGAATTTGAGaatgtaaaatgtgtgtgtgtgtgttgcagtgtCCATGATGCACCAGCAAGCGGCAACGTCACATTACAACTCTGCGCAAGCAGGGAGCCAACACTACCAAGGGCAGTCTTCCATTGCCATGATGAGTCAGAGTAACCAAGGCAACAGCATGATGGGCCAACGGCCAATGGGCCCTTACCGACCTTCACAGCAAGGTAAATAAGAACCAAGGACTCAGAATTGTATAGCTCTGCAGTGTTGCGTGTGTTCCAAGGGCATGACCGTATGAGATGGAAGATCCATGGTTGGATGTGAGCTGGGTCTTTTTAAACAGCAAATTCAACTGCTGAGAGGCCTACCTCAAGTGTGGAAAGTAGCACTGGGGAACCAGGGTTAACACTTCCTCCCTCATCACTGCAGTTTTTGTAGTTGCAGGGCAAAGAGCAGTTGGGGAGGGTGTGATCCCAAAAATGGCACAGGATGAGTGAACCAAAACAACCTTCCAGTGCTATGGTCCTAACAGAACTCAGTTTCTCACACTGAAGTTCACAGCAGAGGCAAGACTTGAAGCCCACAGTGCTAGGCCAGAACCTCCTCTGTATAGAACAGACTTACAAGTCAGGCAGATAGGGtatcactccctttaaagaggtTGTTTCAGTTATCCACCTTTGATCTCACTGTAGACTGACAACGGTACTCTCACTCTGCTTTGTAGGTTCCTCTCAGCAGTACATGGGCCAGGAGGAATACTACAGTGAACAATACAGTCATGGACAAGGTTCATCAGAGCCCATGAACCAGCAATATTATCCCGATGGTAATTTTGCTGAGTATTGGGGAACATGGTTCCATAATGCCGTTGACCTGCAGAAGGCTTCTGGCACCCAGGAATGGAATTGAAAGACGGAGGCCAATCCACACAAATGCTCCCAAGCCTTTACCTGAAAATAAGACCTTACGATATTTATTGGagctttattttcaagcaagtagGCCTGAGATCACTGTGCCAGGGgtgggttgggtgggtgggtggtggtagGCAAACTAGTTTGTAGGTGGCATAGTTGAACCAAGGGAAAAGAGGTAAGTTTGGACAGGGTTATATGAGCAAAGAACCCAGACCACAAAAGGCAGAAAGAAAATATGCAGGGTGGATCAGGATTCAGTGCCAATAAGGACCACCATTTACATGGTgaaatggcaaccaaaatgatcaaggggatggagaaaCTCCCCTATGAGGCAAGTAACAACACTTGagactttttaatttagagaaaagaggcaacatgatagaagtgtataaaataatgcattgcatggagaaagtgacTAGAGCAaattgtccccccacccccttaacactagaacttgtggacatccagtgaagctgaatattgggagGATTTaggagacaaaaacaaaaacatcttcccacagcacatagttaaactgtgaaaTTTGCTTCCATAAGAGGCAgtaatagccaccaacttggatggctttttatAAAGGATTAGACGAATTCAAGAAGGATAAGGCTATAAATGGCTACTagctctacctccactgtcagaagcagtaatgtttctgaataccagtggctgttgcactctggtcctgtttgcaggcttctgatgtgcatctggttggccactgtgagaacaggatgctgaactagatgggccaggtGAACCAGCAGTGTCAGCAAGTAGGAGGGTTAAGGCGCACCAggattgccagtgtggtgtaatggttaagagcggtagactagtaatctggtgaaccaggttcgcatctccactcctccacatgcagctgctgggtgaccttgggctagtcacacttctttgaagagtctcatccccactcacctcacagagtgtttgttgtgggggaggaagggaaaggagaatgttagccgctttgagactccttcgggtagtgataaagtgggatatcaaatccaaactcttcttcttggcaGTGGGCTCTCTGAACGGAACTAAGCAGCAAGAGGGGTCAAACAGCTGCAAAACATATCCAAAGAAAAACCTAGGAAGGCAGTTGGAAAGGAAACCCTATTTCCTTTGTCTTTGAAGCGTTTCAAGGGAAACTTTCTTATGGGATATAAACCTTACAGCTCCAaaatttagaaaaataaaaacagagtttGAACCTTTGCACGTCTCTTTTTAGAGATTTAAGTGCTGCTATCTTTCTCCCCATGTTTTTTGTTTAATCCAGGTGTGAGCTACACTTCAGTCATATTTACACTGCAGGTGTTAACTACCCATCCTCctaatgggacttgtagttctgcAAAGGAAGTAGTTCTGTCAACAGAATTCTGTGCACTACATCACACATTTGGCAGGAGCCATAACTCAACTGATAGTAATACAAGTTTGAAATTGTCATGCATCTGAAAAATGCACAATCAATGTTTAAAATATCCATTTCTTATGTACCTTTCTTTTTGTCATAGGTCACGGTGATTATGCGTACCAGCAGTCATCTTATTCTGAACAAAGCTATGACAGATCATTTGAAGATTCAACACAGCACTACTATGAAGGAGGTAAGAAGATGTTATGGAAGCAGTTCTTGTAGAACGCATCAGATGTTgggtgtatgtacacacacacacacacacacacacacacacagagtgttctACTGCTGCTAGCAATACAAAGATATAGCTGTTCCGTCTTCCTCTAAGAAGATGCCAGCTGCCATCTAGGTAATAGGTATAGTAGGGATAGGGCCCTCCATGTTCCTGAACTACATCTCCCGTtcttcctgatcactggccagagctgatgggagttgtagtcaaataaCATTTGGTGTGCTATAGGTTCCCAATCCCTGGGCTGAAGGTAAGTGCCTCCC
The Podarcis raffonei isolate rPodRaf1 chromosome 6, rPodRaf1.pri, whole genome shotgun sequence DNA segment above includes these coding regions:
- the SS18L1 gene encoding calcium-responsive transactivator isoform X3; translation: MSVAFASARPRGKGEVTQQTIQKMLDENHHLIQCIMDYQSKGKTAECTQYQQILHRNLVYLATIADSNQNMQSLLPAPPTQNMNLGPGGMNQSASNQSLHAQSNLSDAIGTGLPPPSLMQSQISNGPNHVSMQQSGQNTMPTTSLSMTVSSHGTGTGYSHTVPASQNVPMQGQGSIGNYVSRTNINMQSNPVSMMHQQAATSHYNSAQAGSQHYQGQSSIAMMSQSNQGNSMMGQRPMGPYRPSQQGHGDYAYQQSSYSEQSYDRSFEDSTQHYYEGGNSQYSQQQAGYQQGTVQQQTYSQQQYPNQQSYPGQQQGYGPAQGASSQYSSYQQGQGQQYGSYRASQTGPSAQQQRPYGYEQSQYGNYQQ
- the SS18L1 gene encoding calcium-responsive transactivator isoform X1, which encodes MSVAFASARPRGKGEVTQQTIQKMLDENHHLIQCIMDYQSKGKTAECTQYQQILHRNLVYLATIADSNQNMQSLLPAPPTQNMNLGPGGMNQSASNQSLHAQSNLSDAIGTGLPPPSLMQSQISNGPNHVSMQQSGQNTMPTTSLSMTVSSHGTGTGYSHTVPASQNVPMQGQGSIGNYVSRTNINMQSNPVSMMHQQAATSHYNSAQAGSQHYQGQSSIAMMSQSNQGNSMMGQRPMGPYRPSQQGSSQQYMGQEEYYSEQYSHGQGSSEPMNQQYYPDGHGDYAYQQSSYSEQSYDRSFEDSTQHYYEGGNSQYSQQQAGYQQGTVQQQTYSQQQYPNQQSYPGQQQGYGPAQGASSQYSSYQQGQGQQYGSYRASQTGPSAQQQRPYGYEQSQYGNYQQ
- the SS18L1 gene encoding calcium-responsive transactivator isoform X2, giving the protein MLDENHHLIQCIMDYQSKGKTAECTQYQQILHRNLVYLATIADSNQNMQSLLPAPPTQNMNLGPGGMNQSASNQSLHAQSNLSDAIGTGLPPPSLMQSQISNGPNHVSMQQSGQNTMPTTSLSMTVSSHGTGTGYSHTVPASQNVPMQGQGSIGNYVSRTNINMQSNPVSMMHQQAATSHYNSAQAGSQHYQGQSSIAMMSQSNQGNSMMGQRPMGPYRPSQQGSSQQYMGQEEYYSEQYSHGQGSSEPMNQQYYPDGHGDYAYQQSSYSEQSYDRSFEDSTQHYYEGGNSQYSQQQAGYQQGTVQQQTYSQQQYPNQQSYPGQQQGYGPAQGASSQYSSYQQGQGQQYGSYRASQTGPSAQQQRPYGYEQSQYGNYQQ
- the SS18L1 gene encoding calcium-responsive transactivator isoform X4 yields the protein MQQSGQNTMPTTSLSMTVSSHGTGTGYSHTVPASQNVPMQGQGSIGNYVSRTNINMQSNPVSMMHQQAATSHYNSAQAGSQHYQGQSSIAMMSQSNQGNSMMGQRPMGPYRPSQQGSSQQYMGQEEYYSEQYSHGQGSSEPMNQQYYPDGHGDYAYQQSSYSEQSYDRSFEDSTQHYYEGGNSQYSQQQAGYQQGTVQQQTYSQQQYPNQQSYPGQQQGYGPAQGASSQYSSYQQGQGQQYGSYRASQTGPSAQQQRPYGYEQSQYGNYQQ